Proteins encoded by one window of Leptospira barantonii:
- a CDS encoding flagellar hook capping FlgD N-terminal domain-containing protein, translating to MPETTGVSQQATRDRYLEGDRSFNIRNHMENIEREEKNGLKGIEIRSTVKALGKDDFLKLLITQLSSQDPTNPVKDQDFIAQMAQFSSLEQMNNISTGIQKMGNRQSFSLVGKLVSGPDFVTGESVAGIAGALFFDGEGKTFVRVNGRSVDVEQISLVSDPTVLKEQEAAYNQAQTQQTPSTAPSAMAPNASQLKSDKKESAPVGANAEQSPELKDKTTVEEKPSDWKFPGKDKSNSYE from the coding sequence ATGCCAGAGACCACAGGCGTCAGCCAACAAGCAACGAGAGATCGTTATCTCGAAGGAGACAGAAGTTTCAATATTAGGAACCACATGGAGAATATTGAAAGGGAAGAGAAGAACGGTCTCAAAGGAATCGAGATTCGTTCCACCGTTAAGGCTCTCGGCAAGGACGATTTTCTAAAACTTCTCATCACGCAATTATCATCTCAAGATCCAACGAACCCGGTTAAGGATCAGGACTTCATCGCGCAGATGGCGCAGTTCTCTTCTCTCGAACAGATGAACAATATCTCCACCGGAATTCAGAAGATGGGAAACCGTCAGAGCTTTTCACTCGTTGGAAAACTCGTTTCCGGTCCAGACTTCGTTACGGGCGAAAGTGTCGCGGGTATCGCGGGCGCTCTTTTCTTCGACGGAGAAGGCAAGACATTCGTTCGAGTCAACGGAAGATCGGTTGACGTGGAGCAAATCTCATTGGTCAGCGATCCTACGGTTCTCAAAGAACAGGAAGCCGCTTACAACCAAGCGCAGACTCAACAAACTCCTTCTACCGCTCCGTCTGCAATGGCGCCTAACGCGTCTCAATTGAAATCGGATAAAAAGGAATCCGCACCCGTTGGCGCTAACGCGGAACAGTCTCCGGAATTGAAGGACAAAACTACCGTCGAAGAAAAACCTTCGGATTGGAAGTTTCCCGGAAAAGACAAAAGTAATTCATACGAATAA